A portion of the Choristoneura fumiferana chromosome 6, NRCan_CFum_1, whole genome shotgun sequence genome contains these proteins:
- the LOC141428761 gene encoding uncharacterized protein codes for MAAAKFIVYAISVILLASVSSARRCSGPSCLSRDDCILGQVTCHDCYSQQLCTPQGAVVLQCSTPGLEHCSKGRCGSERSENCLLPTSPVFTITEEYNSTTEGDSNSTTEGYFSSTSEGGYNSTTEGVWNSTTEDDLLSTTEGTGNFTTDGGFSSTTDSGFSSTTEGGYNYTTEGVWNATTEGNVFSTTEGAWNSTTEGVWSSTTESGYNSTTEAPWNFTTEGDLTSTTEGAWNFTTEGDFNSTTEGGYNYTTEGDWNSTTEGVWSSTTEGDWNSTTEGYFSSTSEGGYNSTTEGVWNSTTENDLLSTTEGTGNFTTDGGFSSTTDSGFSSTTEGGYNYTTEGVWNATTEGNVFSTTEGAWNSTTEGVWSSTTESGYNSTTEAPWNFTTEGDLTSTTEGAWNFTTEGDFNSTTEGGYNYTTEGDWNSTTEDVWSSTTEVIGILPRRLF; via the exons ATGGCGGCTGCTAAGTTTATAGTCTATGCTATTTCAGTG ATATTGCTGGCCTCTGTGTCATCAGCTAGGAGGTGCAGTGGACCGTCCTGCTTAAGCCGCGATGACTGCATACTTGGACAG GTGacctgccacgactgctactctCAGCAGCTCTGCACGCCACAGGGTGCTGTGGTGCTCCAGTGCTCGACACCGGGACTCGAGCACTGCTCGAAAGGTCGGTGCGGCAGCGAACGCAGCGAGAATTGTCTTCTCCCCACTAGTCCTGTGTTTACTATTACAGAGGAATACAATTCTACTACAGAAGGTGATTCGAATTCTACCACGGAAGGCTATTTTAGTTCTACCTCTGAGGGTGGTTATAATTCTACCACAGAGGGTGTTTGGAATTCTACCACAGAAGATGATTTGCTTTCTACAACAGAGGGTACCGGGAACTTTACCACGGATGGCGGTTTTAGTTCTACCACGGATAGCGGTTTTAGTTCTACCACGGAAGGTGGTTACAATTATACCACGGAAGGTGTTTGGAATGCTACTACAGAAGGTAATGTGTTTTCTACAACCGAGGGTGCTTGGAATTCTACAACTGAAGGTGTTTGGAGTTCAACTACAGAGAGTGGATATAATTCTACCACAGAGGCTCCTTGGAATTTTACCACAGAAGGTGATTTAACTTCTACAACAGAGGGTGCTTGGAATTTTACAACAGAAGGTGACTTTAATTCAACCACGGAGGGTGGTTATAATTATACCACAGAGGGTGATTGGAATTCTACCACTGAAGGTGTTTGGAGTTCTACTACAGAAGGTGATTGGAATTCTACCACGGAAGGCTATTTTAGTTCTACCTCTGAGGGTGGTTATAATTCTACCACAGAGGGTGTTTGGAATTCTACCACAGAAAATGATTTGCTTTCTACAACAGAGGGTACCGGGAACTTTACCACGGATGGCGGTTTTAGTTCTACCACGGATAGCGGTTTTAGTTCTACCACGGAAGGTGGTTACAATTATACCACGGAAGGTGTTTGGAATGCTACTACAGAAGGTAATGTGTTTTCTACAACCGAGGGTGCTTGGAATTCTACAACTGAAGGTGTTTGGAGTTCAACTACAGAGAGTGGATATAATTCTACCACAGAGGCTCCTTGGAATTTTACCACAGAAGGTGATTTAACTTCTACAACAGAGGGTGCTTGGAATTTTACAACAGAAGGTGACTTTAATTCAACCACGGAGGGTGGTTATAATTATACCACAGAGGGTGATTGGAATTCTACCACTGAAGATGTTTGGAGTTCTACTACAGAAGTGATTGGAATTCTACCACGGAGGCTATTTTAG
- the LOC141428749 gene encoding uncharacterized protein has product MATKTLVFAVLSAVLLVTVASAKKCSGPFCLNDDDCKLGQVTCKDCHSRLFCTPLGAISHPCWIPGLQYCSEGHCVRQPSTQCQPPPLPTTEGPTTTKESTSTSVRGY; this is encoded by the exons ATGGCGACGAAGACTTTGGTGTTTGCTGTGCTTTCAGCG GTATTGCTGGTCACTGTTGCATCGGCGAAAAAATGCAGTGGCCCTTTCTGCCTCAACGACGACGACTGCAAACTTGGGCAG GTAACTTGCAAAGACTGCCACTCGCGACTGTTCTGCACGCCGTTGGGTGCCATCTCCCACCCGTGCTGGATACCAGGCCTCCAGTACTGCTCCGAGGGTCACTGCGTCAGGCAACCCAGCACTCAATGCCAGCCTCCGCCACTCCCTACTACTGAAGGACCTACCACTACTAAAGAATCCACGTCCACATCAGTACGAGGGTACTGA